The following coding sequences lie in one Chanos chanos chromosome 4, fChaCha1.1, whole genome shotgun sequence genomic window:
- the opn4a gene encoding melanopsin-A, which produces MVSSALHSVRKGISCPIQDPNCTRIVETLSSWNSTVVNAYRLVDLPPVATSVTSVTMSQEVLHPFPTVDVPDHAHYTIGAVILAIGITGMVGNFLVIYAFSRSQTLRTPANMFIINLAITDFLMCLTQAPIFFTTSMHKRWIFGEKGCELYAFCGALFGICSMITLMVIAVDRYFVITRPLASIGVLSCKRALLILLAAWAYSLGWSLPPFFGWSAYVPEGLLTSCTWDYMTFTPSVRAYTMLLFTFVFFIPLIVIIYCYFFIFRAIRSTNKAVGKINGNNSRDSLKRFHRLKNEWKMAKIALIVILLYVISWSPYSTVALTAFAGYADMLTPYMNSVPAVIAKASAIHNPIIYAITHPKYRSAIAKYIPCLGVLLCVPQRELHSLHSSFTSTRRSTVTSQNSDVSGHFRRTSTGKSRLSSASDSESGWTDTEADVSSMGSRPASRQVSCDVSKDTAEQLDFKPCSSSSFKSKLRSHDSGIFEKTSSDVDDSSMAGGGHPDRSLPPAGDIVDGAVSRGIIGRIPSIVITSESSPFLPSLRSSCRNARSWLSHGNMGVGSVSRDMNGDVQQGSAHLSTANTCVDPTNNEKSLPQPGSQGSDQAGVSDTARPKRKRREDPQLPKAGGTAVCVNERQP; this is translated from the exons ATGGTGAGCAGCGCGCTGCACTCTGTCCGCAAGGGCATCTCGTGCCCAATTCAAGACCCGAACTGCACACGTATCGTAGAGACCTTGTCCTCGTGGAACAGTACTGTGGTCAATGCGTATCGGCTTGTGGATTTACCTCCGGTGGCaacatctgtga cTTCA GTTACCATGTCTCAGGAGGTTCTCCATCCCTTCCCCACGGTGGATGTCCCCGACCATGCTCACTACACCATCGGTGCTGTTATCCTGGCCATCGGCATCACAGGAATGGTGGGGAACTTTCTGGTCATCTATGCCTTCAGCAG GAGCCAGACTCTGAGGACACCTGCCAACATGTTCATAATAAATCTGGCCATCACAGACTTTCTGATGTGTCTGACACAGGCTCCCATCTTCTTCACCACCAGCATGCACAAGAGATGGATCTTTGGAGAGAAAG GCTGTGAGTTGTATGCCTTCTGTGGTGCCCTGTTCGGGATTTGCTCAATGATTACACTCATGGTCATCGCGGTGGACCGGTACTTTGTCATAACACGCCCTCTCGCCTCTATCGGGGTGCTCTCCTGCAAGAGAGCTCTGCTTATCCTGTTGGCCGCCTGGGCCTACTCGCTGGGCTGGAGCCTGCCACCTTTTTTTGGCTGGA GTGCGTATGTTCCTGAGGGGCTGCTGACCTCCTGCACGTGGGACTATATGACCTTCACGCCCTCTGTGCGTGCGTACACAATGCTCCTCTTCACCTTCGTGTTCTTCATTCCGCTCATCGTCATCATCTACTGCTACTTTTTCATCTTCCGTGCCATTCGGAGCACCAACAA AGCTGTGGGAAAAATCAATGGGAATAATTCCAGAGACTCACTGAAGAGGTTTCACCGGCTGAAGAACGAATGGAAAATGGCCAAGATCGCCCTCATAGTCATCCTTCTTTACGTTATCTCTTGGTCTCCCTATTCGACGGTCGCCCTCACGGCATTCGCGGG GTATGCTGATATGCTGACGCCTTACATGAATTCTGTGCCTGCTGTGATAGCAAAGGCTTCTGCTATTCACAACCCTATCATCTATGCTATCACTCATCCCAAATACAG gtcaGCCATTGCGAAGTACATCCCGTGTCTGggtgttctgctgtgtgtgcCACAGCGAGAGTTACACTCCTTACACAGCAGCTTCACGTCCACACGTCGCTCCACCGTCACCAGCCAGAACTCTGACGTCAGTGGCCACTTCCGCCGCACGAGCACCGGGAAGTCCCGCCTCTCCTCCGCCTCTGACAGCGAATCG GGTTGGACAGACACTGAGGCCGATGTCTCCAGTATGGGCTCAAGGCCTGCTAGTCGGCAGGTGTCCTGTGATGTCAGCAAAGACACAGCAGAGCAGCTGGACTTCAAGCCCTGCAGCTCCTCCAGCTTCAAGTCCAAGCTGAGGAGTCATGACTCCGGCATCTTCGAGAAG ACCTCCTCTGATGTGGATGACAGCTCCATGGCGGGAGGAGGCCACCCTGATCGCTCCCTCCCTCCG GCTGGTGACATCGTAGATGGGGCAGTTTCAAGGGGGATCATTGGACGCATTCCCAGCATTGTCATCACTTCGGAGTCCAGCCCCTTCCTGCCGTCCCTGAGATCCAGCTGCCGTAACGCGCGTTCCTGGTTATCCCATGGCAATATGGGTGTTGGTTCTGTCTCCAGAGATATGAATGGAGATGTCCAGCAGGGGTCAGCCCACCTCTCCACTGCCAATACATGTGTTGACCCCACTAACAACGAAAAATCTCTCCCCCA